Proteins co-encoded in one Cricetulus griseus strain 17A/GY chromosome 1 unlocalized genomic scaffold, alternate assembly CriGri-PICRH-1.0 chr1_1, whole genome shotgun sequence genomic window:
- the Rnf170 gene encoding E3 ubiquitin-protein ligase RNF170 isoform X1, whose product MAKYYSEVPSLQQDDSVIEGVSDQVLVAVVVSFALIATLLYALFRNVQQNIHPENQELVRVLREQLQTEQDVPAPARQQFYTEMYCPICLHQASFPVETNCGHLFCGSCIIAYWRYGSWLGAISCPICRQTVTLLLTVFGEDDQSQDVVRLRQDVNDYNRRFSGQPRSILERIMDLPTLLRHAFREVFSVGGLFWMFRIRIMLCLMGAFFYLISPLDFVPEALFGILGFLDDFFVIFLLLIYISIMYREVITQRLTR is encoded by the exons ATGGCCAAATACTACAGTGAAGTTCCAAGTCTGCAACAGGATGATTCAGTTATAGAAGGAGTAAGTGATCAAGTGCTTGTGGCAGTGGTGGTCAGTTTTGCTTTGATTGCTACTCTCCTATATGCACTTTTCAG AAATGTACAGCAGAACATTCATCCAGAAAACCAAGAACTAGTCAGGGTGCTTCGAGAACAACTTCAAACAGAACAG GATGTCCCTGCGCCTGCTCGACAGCAGTTCTATACTGAAATGTACTGTCCAATCTGCTTACATCAGGCCTCCTTTCCTGTAGAAACAAACTGTGGACATCTTTTTTGTG GTTCCTGCATAATTGCATACTGGAGATATGGGTCCTGGCTTGGTGCAATCAGTTGTCCAATCTGTAGACAAACG GTAACTCTACTCCTAACAGTATTTGGTGAAGACGATCAGTCTCAGGATGTTGTAAGATTGCGTCAAGATGTTAATGATTATAACCGGAGATTCTCAGGGCAGCCTAGATCT ATTTTGGAAAGAATCATGGATCTCCCCACCTTGCTGAGACATGCATTCAGGGAAGTGTTTTCAGTTGGGGGTCTCTTCTGGATGTTCCGAATTAGGATAATGCTTTGTTTAATGGGAGCTTTTTTCTATCTAATATCACCTCTAGACTTTGTACCTGAAGCCTTGTTTGGAATTCTGGGCTTTCTAGACGACTTCTTTGTTATCTTTTTGTTGCTTATCTACATCTCTATTATGTATCGAGAAGTGATAACCCAAAGACTGACTAGATGA
- the Rnf170 gene encoding E3 ubiquitin-protein ligase RNF170 isoform X2: protein MYCPICLHQASFPVETNCGHLFCGSCIIAYWRYGSWLGAISCPICRQTVTLLLTVFGEDDQSQDVVRLRQDVNDYNRRFSGQPRSILERIMDLPTLLRHAFREVFSVGGLFWMFRIRIMLCLMGAFFYLISPLDFVPEALFGILGFLDDFFVIFLLLIYISIMYREVITQRLTR from the exons ATGTACTGTCCAATCTGCTTACATCAGGCCTCCTTTCCTGTAGAAACAAACTGTGGACATCTTTTTTGTG GTTCCTGCATAATTGCATACTGGAGATATGGGTCCTGGCTTGGTGCAATCAGTTGTCCAATCTGTAGACAAACG GTAACTCTACTCCTAACAGTATTTGGTGAAGACGATCAGTCTCAGGATGTTGTAAGATTGCGTCAAGATGTTAATGATTATAACCGGAGATTCTCAGGGCAGCCTAGATCT ATTTTGGAAAGAATCATGGATCTCCCCACCTTGCTGAGACATGCATTCAGGGAAGTGTTTTCAGTTGGGGGTCTCTTCTGGATGTTCCGAATTAGGATAATGCTTTGTTTAATGGGAGCTTTTTTCTATCTAATATCACCTCTAGACTTTGTACCTGAAGCCTTGTTTGGAATTCTGGGCTTTCTAGACGACTTCTTTGTTATCTTTTTGTTGCTTATCTACATCTCTATTATGTATCGAGAAGTGATAACCCAAAGACTGACTAGATGA